The following coding sequences lie in one Chelonia mydas isolate rCheMyd1 chromosome 6, rCheMyd1.pri.v2, whole genome shotgun sequence genomic window:
- the TMED10 gene encoding transmembrane emp24 domain-containing protein 10 produces MVAPSPSRRRAGGGSHGARGRGARPVGPGSAAMPLPVPGCPRLGPALALALLLLGPARPISFQLPGKARKCLREEIHRDTLVTGEYEIGAPPGAASGPSANLKITDSAGHILYSKEDATKGKFAFTTEDYDMFEACFESKLPVGTGRMLDQLVILDMKHGVEAKNYEEIAKVEKLKPLEVELRRLEDLSESIVNDFAYMKKREEEMRDTNESTNIRVLYFSIFSMFCLIGLATWQVFYLRRFFKAKKLIE; encoded by the exons ATGgtggccccctccccctcacGCAGGCGGGCCGGCGGAGGGTCACATGGTGCGCGGGGGCGGGGAGCGCGGCCTGTGGGCCCCGGATCCGCCGCCATGCCGCTGCCTGTTCCCGGCTGCCCTCGGCTCGGcccggccctggccctggccctgctcctgctgggccCGGCGCGGCCCATCTCCTTCCAGCTGCCGGGCAAGGCCCGCAAGTGCCTGCGCGAGGAGATCCACCGCGACACGCTGGTCACCGGCGAGTACGAAATCGGGGCCCCGCCGGGGGCGGCCAGCGGCCCGTCCGCCAATCTCAAG ATAACTGACTCAGCTGGACACATCCTCTACTCCAAGGAGGATGCCACGAAGGGCAAGTTCGCCTTCACCACTGAAGACTATGATATGTTCGAGGCTTGCTTCGAGAGCAAGCTCCCTGTGG GAACGGGGCGGATGCTGGACCAGCTCGTGATCCTGGACATGAAGCATGGAGTGGAAGCAAAGAACTATGAGGAG ATTGCTAAGGTGGAGAAGTTGAAGCCCCTGGAAGTGGAACTGCGGCGCCTGGAGGACCTCTCTGAGTCCATTGTCAATGACTTTGCTTACATGAAGAAACGAGAGGAGGAGATGCGGGACACCAATG AGTCAACCAACATCCGGGTCCTGTACTTCAGCATCTTCTCCATGTTCTGTCTCATTGGACTGGCCACCTGGCAGGTCTTCTATCTGCGTCGCTTCTTCAAGGCCAAGAAGCTGATTGAGTAA